The genomic segment GCTCCCCAATGCCCTTCGCAGCGAGGAGACCGATATCCTGCCTTTAGCGATGACCCTCTCCAGGATGGCGTGTTGTCTGGGAGCACGCTGGTGTAGCGATTCAAGGATCTTCTCGGAGATCTCAGCATCGGGGTTAAGGATAACATATCTGTTTATCACCGCTCTTGTGCCGTAAGGGGCGGCGCATCTTAACGCCTCGCCCCAGGAGGAGAGGTATCTATCGGCGATCCATCTGGTTAGCAGAAGCATCTCCTCTGAGAAGAACGGCTCCTCGTCGAGACAATCCAGTATCTGCTTGAGCTCCCTCTCCGGATAGTTAGGTCGATCGGGTGTCTCGACCACATATCCTTCCTCGTGCCGCCTGCCGAAAGGTGCTATCACCCTTACGCCGCGACGGACCTTATCCCGTAGCTCCTCGGGAACGAGGTAACAGAAACTCCTATCGAGTGGGATCGGAAAGACGACGAGGGCGTATCTCGCCATTTTAACCTTCACCCCTTAGTATCCTATCGTATTCAGCCCTTAACATCTTCATATCCTCCCAGGTTGGGCGTTTAAGGCCGGGATTTCTCAAGAGGGAGGCGGGGTGATATGTCACCAGCAGCTTGATCCCGTGATAGGAATGGAACCTGCCGCGCAGGCTTTTCAAGGAGGCCTTGGTTTTAAGCAGCGTGTGCGCGGCATGTCTACCAAGGGCGCAGATCAGCTTCGGCTTTACGAGCTCTATCTGTCTCAGCAGAAACGGCTCACAGGCTTCCACCTCGCTCGGCAGAGGATCGCGGTTGTTCGGCGGCCGACATTTCAGAACATTGGTGATGTAAACCTCCTCCCGCGAAAGCCCTATCGCGGCCAGTATCCTGTCCAATAGCTGCCCCGCTCTGCCGACGAACGGCTCACCTCGAAGATCCTCATCCCTCCCTGGAGCCTCGCCCACGAACATCAGCGTGGCGTTTTCATCGCCCACCCCGAACACCACTTTGGTCCTGGTCTTGTGAAGCTCACATCTCCGGCATGAAAGAGCCTCCTCCCTGAGGCGTTCCATGTCGTATCCCTCGAAAAGACCCGATTCGCTCGACAGGCT from the Candidatus Poribacteria bacterium genome contains:
- a CDS encoding uracil-DNA glycosylase, with amino-acid sequence MKEILEEYLSVLSSVKAYLEELRSCGYFEMPSLDLKEDIVEEEKPRLKVGDLTSRRKRTEEKGVIVRSAPPEIPSLFGPSLSSESGLFEGYDMERLREEALSCRRCELHKTRTKVVFGVGDENATLMFVGEAPGRDEDLRGEPFVGRAGQLLDRILAAIGLSREEVYITNVLKCRPPNNRDPLPSEVEACEPFLLRQIELVKPKLICALGRHAAHTLLKTKASLKSLRGRFHSYHGIKLLVTYHPASLLRNPGLKRPTWEDMKMLRAEYDRILRGEG